A region from the Aegilops tauschii subsp. strangulata cultivar AL8/78 chromosome 5, Aet v6.0, whole genome shotgun sequence genome encodes:
- the LOC109741613 gene encoding uncharacterized protein, translated as MPGLEEEMFVATIVARESKEETAMATEVAPEPEEKTVVFPDWVMLDRFGRTHSHADLDAAREAANKKKTAVEVVTATGHRCFLSLALSDPPEVSYLDLEWPREGSVEPVVPSRLPAYPYVRATDEDLVLFEINIPSQPHDLPSDLFVYTAGRTPSVVQLPLYTEPMVRPFLMSKFTTGILRLPDNSYIVSDLKVYQKKNGPDNYSMFVELYVFNSKTKEWKRFPEMPAPQPQDESNTQFPILWSTKEVLAFGHRFLCCVDYLSGVLLCDFSNLESPVLHFVPFPGGDGYSEKLQIMPFLGGKENSKKAQMAKCLAVRFRRVSVSQGMMHFVRIDGWRPPLERIQGQQQPLQKITVWTLDIGDGSKFKWKIHWGINLDLLWAQDGFHALDIPRCLPQFPVVCANNPGALCCLLRKDELSRQPWMIMVDMNQEDLQPSTKYINQQPYNVACVNEKKPMEAHQIFFSNVPLLPTVFSKYLVRPTVIPRDNKLKLAANSSEEIMLITGESLSLQCEFEDLKTDDPAWNLLLVGHTKDGICPECHGMRMCTTSIPK; from the exons ATGCCCGGGCTGGAGGAGGAGATGTTCGTAGCCACCATAGTCGCGCGAGAGTCGAAGGAGGAGACCGCCATGGCCACCGAAGTCGCGCCAGAGCCAGAGGAGAAGACCGTCGTCTTCCCCGATTGGGTGATGCTGGATCGCTTCGGCCGCACCCACAGCCATGCCGACCTAGACGCTGCACGTGAGGCGGCCAATAAGAAGAAGACCGCCGTTGAAGTCGTCACGGCCACCGGCCACCGCTGCTTCTTGTCCTTAGCCCTCTCGGATCCTCCAGAGGTCTCTTACCTCGATCTCGAGTGGCCGCGGGAAGGCTCAGTCGAACCCGTGGTCCCCTCCCGCCTGCCCGCGTATCCCTACGTCCGGGCAACTGACGAGGACCTCGTCCTCTTCGAAATCAACATCCCAAGCCAGCCCCACGACTTGCCGTCAGATCTGTTCGTCTACACAGCTGGTCGTACCCCCTCGGTGGTTCAGCTCCCTCTGTACACTGAGCCCATGGTAAGGCCGTTTCTGATGTCAAAATTTACCACAGGCATCCTGCGCCTCCCGGACAACAGCTACATCGTTTCCGACCTCAAGGTCTACCAGAAAAAGAATGGCCCCGACAATTATTCCATGTTTGTCGAGCTCTACGTCTTCAACTCCAAGACCAAAGAGTGGAAACGCTTCCCCGAGATGCCTGCCCCCCAGCCGCAAGACGAGAGCAATACCCAGTTCCCCATCCTCTGGTCAACTAAGGAGGTGCTTGCTTTCGGCCACAGGTTCCTCTGCTGTGTCGACTACTTGAGCGGTGTCCTGCTATGCGACTTCTCCAATTTAGAGTCCCCGGTGCTCCACTTCGTGCCTTTCCCTGGAGGAGATGGGTACTCTGAGAAGCTACAGATCATGCCTTTCCTTGGAGGAAAAGAGAACTCTAAGAAGGCACAGATGGCAAAGTGCTTAGCGGTGAGATTCCGACGTGTGTCCGTCAGCCAAGGCATGATGCACTTTGTCCGCATTGATGGCTGGCGTCCTCCTCTTGAGAGAATCCAAGGGCAGCAGCAGCCTCTCCAAAAGATCACAGTATGGACTTTGGATATCGGGGATGGTAGCAAGTTCAAGTGGAAGATTCATTGGGGGATCAACCTGGATCTTCTCTGGGCGCAAGATGGTTTCCATGCTCTGGACATACCTCGCTGTCTTCCCCAGTTCCCAGTCGTCTGTGCGAACAATCCGGGCGCCCTATGCTGCCTGTTGAGGAAAGATGAACTTTCTCGACAGCCGTGGATGATCATGGTTGACATGAACCAGGAAGATCTGCAGCCATCTACTAAATATATCAATCAGCAGCCCTACAATGTTGCGTGCGTGAATGAGAAAAAACCCATGGAAGCTCACCAAATCTTCTTTTCTAATGTGCCCCTACTTCCAACTGTCTTCTCCAAATACCTTGTAAGGCCAACAG TGATACCCCGGGACAACAAGCTCAAGCTCGCAGCTAACTCTTCAGAGGAGATTATGCTCATAACTGGAGAAAGCTTAAGTTTGCAATGTGAATTCGAAGACCTGAAAACTGATGACCCGGCTTGGAACCTTCTTCTGGTTGGTCACACAAAAGATGGTATTTGTCCTGAATGTCATGGGATGAGGATGTGTACTACCTctatcccaaaataa